From Candidatus Hydrogenedentota bacterium, the proteins below share one genomic window:
- a CDS encoding sugar ABC transporter permease: WGIGGSMVIFLAGLADVPQSLYEVADLDGAGPLTKFRHVTIPMISPVILFNLVIGLINGFQYFTEVYVMTNGRGDPADSTLFYALYLYRSAFYYLQLGYASAMAWIMFAFILGATLLVLASSKRWVHYHAD; this comes from the coding sequence TGGGGTATCGGAGGCTCCATGGTGATCTTCCTCGCGGGTCTGGCGGATGTCCCCCAGTCCTTATATGAAGTCGCCGATTTGGACGGTGCAGGCCCCCTTACCAAGTTTCGCCATGTGACCATCCCCATGATCAGCCCGGTCATCCTCTTCAATCTCGTTATCGGGCTTATCAATGGGTTCCAGTACTTCACTGAAGTCTACGTAATGACAAACGGACGCGGTGACCCCGCCGACTCGACGCTCTTCTACGCGCTCTACCTCTACCGAAGCGCGTTCTATTACCTGCAATTAGGGTATGCGTCCGCCATGGCCTGGATCATGTTCGCGTTCATCCTCGGGGCGACGCTCCTGGTACTTGCCTCGTCCAAACGATGGGTCCACTACCATGCAGACTAA
- a CDS encoding mannitol-1-phosphate 5-dehydrogenase translates to MMKAVQFGAGNIGRGFLGQLFYESGYATTFVDVVTDLVQALNERKSYPLRIVDDRTYTNTIENVSAVHAGNIDEVAARLAEADFAATAVGVPVMGKIAPLIAAGIARRFENTDASPLNIILCENMIEAAPFMREQVRGHLSPAFHNALDTRVGFVEASIGRMVPVMTDAVKAEDPLLVCVEEYSELPVDAAGFKGPVPPLKNMKPLANFGAYVERKLFVHNAGHATTAYLGYLRGHETIADAIRDERVRKEVDAALNETCSGLVAKHGLEPEALADHAADLIRRFGNRALGDQVARVAKDPIRKLGPRDRLIGSAAMCLAQGIQPKHVAFAAAAAIRYDHPDDAAALSVQRTLRERGLQGVLQDICGLAEDSPIAALIQTGMQRLSDEGWIQPPKS, encoded by the coding sequence ATGATGAAAGCAGTACAATTCGGGGCCGGCAACATCGGCCGCGGATTTCTCGGGCAACTCTTCTACGAATCCGGCTACGCCACCACCTTTGTCGACGTCGTCACCGACCTCGTTCAAGCCCTAAATGAGCGGAAATCGTATCCGCTCCGCATCGTCGACGACCGCACCTATACGAATACCATCGAGAACGTCTCGGCCGTCCACGCAGGAAACATCGACGAAGTCGCAGCGCGTCTTGCGGAAGCCGATTTCGCCGCGACCGCCGTCGGCGTCCCCGTCATGGGCAAGATCGCCCCGCTCATCGCGGCAGGTATTGCGCGCCGTTTCGAGAACACGGACGCCTCGCCGCTCAACATCATCCTTTGCGAAAACATGATCGAGGCGGCTCCCTTCATGCGCGAACAGGTTCGCGGCCATCTCTCCCCTGCCTTCCACAATGCCCTCGATACCCGCGTGGGATTTGTCGAAGCCAGCATCGGGCGCATGGTCCCCGTGATGACCGACGCGGTCAAAGCGGAGGATCCCCTGCTCGTCTGTGTCGAAGAGTACTCCGAGCTGCCTGTGGATGCCGCCGGTTTCAAGGGACCGGTTCCGCCGCTGAAGAACATGAAGCCCCTTGCCAACTTCGGGGCCTACGTCGAGCGCAAACTGTTCGTCCATAACGCGGGCCACGCCACCACCGCCTATCTCGGTTACCTGCGCGGTCACGAGACCATCGCCGACGCCATACGCGACGAACGTGTGCGCAAAGAAGTTGACGCCGCCTTGAACGAGACGTGCTCGGGACTCGTCGCTAAACACGGGTTGGAACCCGAGGCATTGGCCGACCACGCGGCTGACCTCATCCGCCGTTTCGGCAACCGTGCACTCGGCGATCAGGTCGCCCGCGTCGCCAAGGACCCCATCCGAAAGCTCGGACCGCGCGACCGCCTCATCGGTTCCGCCGCCATGTGTCTAGCCCAAGGCATCCAGCCCAAACACGTCGCGTTTGCAGCCGCCGCCGCAATCCGCTACGATCACCCCGACGACGCTGCGGCCCTGTCCGTCCAACGGACGCTCCGCGAGCGTGGCCTCCAGGGGGTTCTCCAAGACATCTGTGGCCTTGCCGAGGACTCACCCATAGCAGCTCTTATCCAGACCGGAATGCAGCGCCTCTCCGACGAAGGGTGGATTCAACCGCCCAAGTCCTAG
- a CDS encoding inositol monophosphatase, protein MNERDFIREALSNLAVFVREKYASRRNVCISEKREANDILTEVDLAVQEKLVERIKSAFPGDFIAAEEEGFSRFPEDPNVRAWVIDPIDGTQNFVRGYFPSFGISLALAEGGVPIAGGVIVPMTGDLFFGQRGHGSFRNDSRLEVSSISTVGLVRAEIDFGGPWDRPGTLAAFDTVMRNVGQIRCHCAAVIGICSVATGDMDAYFHVGLNPWDYAAAQVILEEAGGKVTRLDGSPAYLFDGGHGLLATNGRVHDDLIRIIHPQA, encoded by the coding sequence ATGAACGAACGCGATTTCATTCGCGAGGCCCTCAGTAATCTCGCGGTCTTTGTACGGGAGAAATACGCCTCCCGCCGGAACGTGTGCATTTCCGAAAAGCGCGAGGCCAACGACATCCTCACCGAAGTCGACCTCGCCGTCCAAGAGAAGCTCGTCGAACGCATCAAGTCGGCCTTCCCCGGCGACTTCATTGCCGCAGAGGAAGAAGGCTTCAGCCGCTTTCCCGAAGACCCCAACGTCCGAGCGTGGGTCATCGACCCCATCGACGGCACCCAAAACTTCGTGCGCGGCTATTTCCCCAGTTTCGGCATTTCGCTGGCGCTCGCGGAAGGCGGAGTCCCCATCGCCGGGGGCGTCATCGTGCCCATGACCGGCGACCTCTTCTTCGGCCAGCGCGGCCACGGATCGTTCCGAAACGACAGCCGCCTTGAAGTGTCCAGCATCTCCACCGTGGGTCTGGTCCGCGCCGAAATCGACTTTGGCGGCCCCTGGGATCGCCCCGGCACGCTCGCGGCTTTCGATACCGTCATGCGCAACGTCGGCCAGATTCGGTGCCACTGCGCCGCGGTCATCGGCATTTGTTCCGTTGCTACCGGCGATATGGACGCCTATTTCCACGTCGGGCTTAATCCGTGGGACTACGCCGCCGCCCAGGTCATTCTGGAAGAAGCAGGCGGCAAGGTAACCCGGCTCGACGGGAGCCCAGCCTATCTTTTTGACGGTGGCCACGGCCTTCTTGCCACAAATGGCCGTGTACACGACGACCTGATTAGAATCATCCATCCACAAGCTTAG
- a CDS encoding carbohydrate ABC transporter permease: MQTNVINRLIAVLTLVAASLIFLAPFAWMISTSLKSESRIMPKPGEPIQWIPTTDKMDDQGRLMVTYNGKTATSLGRDDETGKYKLLVDGKEVEAWEEEFTIQQRIGLHWQNYVNAFTIIDFPRSLRNTLFICFTTVVGTLISCSLVAYSFARIEWPGRNLLFLLVLATMMIPYEVELIPLFVLYKEMGWTGTFKPLIVPAFLGTPFYIFLLRQFFMGIPKDLSAAATIDGCSEFGIYAHVILPLSKPALATTALFMFLFQWGDFLNPLVFLQDDRQWTLSLALQQFQSQHTSAWGPLMAMSTVITTPIVALFFLTQRTFIQGITMTGLKG, encoded by the coding sequence ATGCAGACTAACGTCATCAACAGACTCATCGCCGTTCTGACGTTAGTCGCGGCGTCGCTTATCTTCCTGGCGCCCTTCGCGTGGATGATCTCGACATCGCTCAAGAGCGAATCGCGCATCATGCCCAAGCCCGGCGAGCCCATCCAGTGGATTCCCACTACCGACAAGATGGACGACCAAGGCCGCTTGATGGTCACGTACAATGGAAAGACTGCCACAAGCCTGGGCCGCGACGACGAAACCGGCAAGTACAAACTGCTCGTCGATGGCAAGGAAGTCGAGGCGTGGGAAGAAGAGTTTACCATCCAGCAGCGCATCGGTTTGCACTGGCAGAACTACGTGAACGCCTTCACGATCATCGATTTCCCGCGCAGTCTGCGCAATACACTCTTCATCTGCTTCACGACCGTTGTCGGCACGCTCATTTCCTGCTCGCTTGTCGCCTACAGCTTTGCGCGCATCGAATGGCCGGGACGCAACCTTTTGTTTCTCCTCGTCCTCGCGACGATGATGATCCCCTACGAGGTTGAGTTGATCCCCCTCTTCGTTCTGTATAAGGAAATGGGCTGGACAGGCACCTTCAAGCCGCTCATCGTCCCGGCATTTCTCGGTACTCCGTTCTACATCTTCCTGCTGCGCCAGTTCTTCATGGGCATTCCGAAAGACCTCAGCGCCGCCGCCACCATTGATGGCTGTTCCGAGTTTGGCATCTACGCCCACGTGATTCTGCCCCTCTCCAAACCGGCCCTCGCCACGACGGCGTTGTTCATGTTTTTGTTCCAATGGGGCGACTTCCTGAACCCCCTCGTCTTCCTCCAAGATGACCGGCAGTGGACCCTTTCCCTCGCTCTGCAGCAGTTCCAGAGCCAGCACACCAGCGCCTGGGGTCCGCTGATGGCCATGTCCACCGTAATCACCACGCCCATCGTTGCGCTGTTCTTCCTCACCCAGCGCACCTTCATCCAGGGCATCACCATGACGGGATTGAAAGGTTAA